Proteins encoded in a region of the Nocardia asteroides genome:
- the ligA gene encoding NAD-dependent DNA ligase LigA, with translation MSDSDSAAAPATAEQRVEWQRLADEVREHQFRYYVRDAPIISDGEFDTLLRRLQAMEDEQPDLRTPDSPTQLVGGGFATDFTAVDHLERMLSLDNVFDVDELRAWAARVEAETWPDLHYLCEVKIDGVALNLVYQNGRLVRGATRGDGRTGEDVTLNARTIDDIPGELTPSDEFPIPALLEVRGEVYFRLEDFETLNTAIVAEGKPPYANPRNTAAGSLRQKDPSVTARRRLRMICHGFGRMEGYTPTSQYEAYRALAAWGLPVSEHSRRVQGIDAVIERVTYWGEHRHDIEHEIDGQVIKVDETALQRRLGSTSRAPRWAIAYKYPPEEATTKLLNIQVNVGRTGRVTPFAVMEPVSVAGSTVAMATLHNASEVKRKGVLIGDTVTIRKAGDVIPEVLGPVVDARPEDAREFVMPTHCPECGTELRPEKEGDADIRCPNQQFCPAQLRERVYHVAGRGAFDIEALGYEGAIDLLKSGVITDEGDLFDLDEAALLTTSLYANKNGSLSANGKRLLENLAAVKDRPLWRVLVGLSIRHVGPTAARALAAEFGSLDRIEQASVEELAAADGVGPTIAAAVAEWFTVDWHRAVVAKWRAAGVRMEDERDESIERNLEGLSIVVTGSLQTFTRDGAKEAILARGGKAASSVSKKTAFVVVGDAPGSKAAKADELGVPILDEEGFRRLLASGPEAVAPETVAEDAEAEE, from the coding sequence GTGAGTGACAGCGACAGCGCGGCGGCCCCGGCGACGGCAGAGCAGCGGGTTGAGTGGCAGCGACTCGCGGACGAGGTGCGTGAGCATCAGTTCCGCTACTACGTCCGGGATGCGCCGATCATCTCCGACGGCGAGTTCGACACGCTGTTGCGACGGTTGCAGGCCATGGAGGACGAACAACCGGACCTGCGCACGCCGGATTCGCCGACCCAACTCGTCGGCGGCGGTTTCGCGACCGATTTCACCGCGGTCGACCACCTCGAGCGGATGCTGTCGCTGGACAATGTGTTCGACGTCGACGAGCTACGCGCCTGGGCCGCCCGGGTGGAGGCGGAGACCTGGCCGGACCTGCATTACCTGTGTGAGGTGAAGATCGACGGCGTCGCCCTGAACCTGGTCTACCAGAACGGGCGGTTGGTCCGTGGCGCCACCCGCGGTGACGGACGCACCGGCGAGGACGTGACGCTCAACGCGCGCACCATCGACGACATCCCCGGCGAGCTGACCCCCAGCGACGAGTTCCCCATCCCCGCCCTGCTGGAGGTCCGCGGCGAGGTGTACTTCCGGCTGGAGGACTTCGAGACGCTCAACACCGCCATCGTGGCCGAGGGCAAGCCGCCCTACGCCAACCCGCGCAACACCGCGGCTGGTTCGCTGCGTCAGAAGGACCCGTCGGTCACCGCGCGGCGCAGGCTGCGCATGATCTGCCACGGCTTCGGTCGCATGGAGGGCTACACACCGACCTCGCAGTACGAGGCGTACCGCGCACTCGCCGCGTGGGGCCTGCCGGTGTCCGAGCACAGCAGGCGGGTGCAGGGCATCGACGCGGTGATCGAACGGGTGACCTACTGGGGCGAGCACCGGCACGACATAGAGCACGAGATCGACGGCCAAGTGATCAAGGTGGACGAGACCGCGCTGCAGCGCCGCCTCGGATCCACCTCGCGCGCTCCCCGGTGGGCGATCGCCTACAAGTATCCGCCCGAGGAAGCGACAACCAAGCTGCTGAACATCCAGGTGAACGTCGGCCGCACCGGCCGCGTGACGCCGTTCGCGGTGATGGAGCCGGTGTCCGTCGCGGGATCCACGGTCGCGATGGCCACTCTGCACAACGCCTCCGAGGTCAAGCGCAAGGGCGTGCTGATCGGCGACACGGTCACCATCCGCAAGGCCGGCGACGTCATCCCCGAGGTGCTGGGCCCGGTGGTGGACGCCCGCCCCGAGGACGCGCGCGAATTCGTCATGCCGACGCACTGCCCCGAGTGCGGCACCGAATTACGTCCGGAGAAGGAAGGCGATGCGGATATCCGCTGCCCGAATCAGCAGTTCTGCCCGGCGCAGTTGCGTGAGCGCGTCTACCACGTGGCCGGCCGCGGCGCCTTCGACATCGAGGCCCTCGGGTACGAAGGCGCGATCGATCTGCTGAAGTCCGGCGTCATCACCGACGAGGGTGATCTGTTCGACCTGGACGAGGCGGCGCTGCTCACCACCTCGTTGTACGCCAACAAGAACGGCAGCCTGTCCGCCAACGGCAAGCGGCTGCTGGAGAATCTGGCCGCCGTCAAGGACCGTCCGCTGTGGCGGGTGCTCGTCGGCTTGTCCATCCGGCACGTCGGCCCCACCGCGGCTCGGGCGCTGGCCGCCGAATTCGGCAGCCTGGACCGCATCGAGCAGGCGTCGGTGGAGGAACTGGCCGCCGCCGACGGCGTGGGCCCGACCATCGCCGCCGCGGTGGCGGAGTGGTTCACCGTCGACTGGCATCGGGCCGTGGTGGCGAAGTGGCGGGCCGCCGGTGTGCGGATGGAGGACGAACGCGACGAATCCATCGAGCGCAACCTCGAGGGCCTGTCCATCGTGGTGACCGGTTCGCTGCAAACCTTCACCCGCGACGGCGCCAAGGAGGCGATCCTGGCGCGTGGCGGCAAGGCCGCGAGTTCGGTCTCGAAGAAGACCGCGTTCGTGGTGGTCGGGGACGCGCCGGGATCCAAGGCCGCCAAAGCCGACGAACTCGGGGTACCGATTCTCGACGAGGAGGGATTCCGGCGGCTGCTGGCCAGCGGGCCCGAAGCAGTCGCGCCGGAGACGGTCGCGGAGGACGCCGAAGCCGAGGAGTGA
- a CDS encoding Uma2 family endonuclease, with the protein MSKRKYDQVARAEGAEQTRRNILDAVAQRLREAPTEQLSLDKVARIAGVSRSTIYVDFGSRAGLFDAFVSDLSERTGIRELTAAVGSDDPRTHLRAAIAAAGRMKARDLEIYRVLHAMDRLDPASAAEAVRRMEEDRRGGVAHLANRLAAAGVLREDVSVEWATDILWALTSFESLDLLITGRGLDVEDAVERLTTTAERALCTSAAAVAIAYRWTRSEFLRAWEAGAFDHRVELVEGEVWPVVIGDWHGFTAGRIVGRLSHAGVEVATATLPTGDSLPDPDCWALRSDAEPVDMIGTKLSVWAASDVLLVVEVSDETVPQDLNRKADLYSRAGYPVYWVVTEDVIYEHTEPTAQGYRTRTRYRSGDHIPVGYADAELAVDDLLYPHWSRSVVGTTPVIAG; encoded by the coding sequence ATGAGCAAGCGCAAGTACGACCAAGTCGCGCGGGCCGAGGGCGCCGAACAGACCCGGCGAAACATCCTCGACGCCGTGGCGCAGCGGTTGCGCGAGGCCCCGACAGAGCAACTGAGCCTCGACAAGGTGGCGAGGATCGCAGGTGTGTCCCGCTCGACGATCTATGTCGATTTCGGCTCTCGCGCAGGACTTTTCGACGCATTCGTCTCCGACCTGTCCGAGCGGACGGGCATCCGGGAGCTGACCGCCGCCGTCGGTTCCGACGATCCCCGCACTCATCTGCGCGCGGCCATCGCCGCGGCCGGCCGCATGAAGGCGCGCGATCTCGAGATCTATCGAGTCCTGCACGCGATGGACCGGCTGGATCCGGCCTCGGCCGCGGAGGCGGTGCGCCGCATGGAAGAAGACCGACGAGGCGGCGTCGCCCATCTGGCCAACCGCCTCGCCGCGGCGGGCGTCCTCCGCGAGGACGTCTCGGTCGAATGGGCCACCGACATCCTGTGGGCGCTGACCAGCTTCGAAAGCCTCGACCTGCTGATCACCGGACGCGGACTCGACGTCGAGGACGCCGTGGAACGCCTCACCACCACCGCGGAGCGCGCTCTGTGCACGTCGGCGGCGGCAGTCGCGATCGCCTACCGCTGGACGCGCAGCGAGTTCCTGCGCGCGTGGGAGGCGGGCGCGTTCGACCATCGCGTCGAACTCGTCGAGGGGGAGGTATGGCCGGTGGTGATCGGGGACTGGCACGGGTTCACAGCGGGCCGGATCGTCGGTCGGCTCTCGCATGCCGGCGTGGAAGTGGCCACGGCGACGCTGCCCACCGGTGACTCCCTGCCCGATCCCGACTGCTGGGCACTTCGGTCGGACGCCGAACCGGTCGACATGATCGGCACGAAGTTGTCGGTCTGGGCAGCTTCCGACGTACTGCTCGTCGTCGAAGTCTCCGACGAAACGGTGCCACAGGATCTCAATCGCAAAGCAGATCTCTACAGCCGCGCTGGATATCCGGTCTATTGGGTCGTCACCGAAGACGTGATTTACGAACACACCGAGCCGACTGCCCAGGGCTATCGCACCCGGACCAGGTACCGGTCCGGCGACCACATTCCCGTGGGCTACGCGGACGCCGAACTCGCCGTGGACGACTTGCTGTACCCGCACTGGTCGAGGTCGGTCGTCGGGACAACTCCGGTGATAGCGGGTTAG
- a CDS encoding DoxX family protein has product MNVVTALVAGVPGCAVAGSGVATLARQPKLVGIVAAVGFPVRRMWMLGVVELAAAFGLAFGLWWRPLAVAAAIGLVVYFCAAIGMHLRMRQRDIAAPVVFLLFSVVVLALSAVGF; this is encoded by the coding sequence ATGAACGTGGTGACAGCGCTTGTCGCGGGTGTGCCGGGGTGCGCCGTGGCCGGTTCCGGGGTGGCGACCCTCGCGCGTCAGCCGAAGCTCGTCGGCATCGTCGCCGCGGTCGGCTTTCCGGTGCGGCGGATGTGGATGCTGGGGGTGGTCGAGCTCGCCGCGGCCTTCGGGTTGGCCTTCGGGCTCTGGTGGCGGCCACTGGCGGTAGCCGCCGCCATCGGGCTGGTCGTCTACTTCTGTGCGGCGATCGGGATGCATCTGCGCATGCGGCAGCGCGATATCGCCGCGCCGGTCGTATTCCTTCTGTTCTCGGTCGTGGTCCTGGCGCTCTCGGCGGTCGGCTTTTGA
- a CDS encoding methyltransferase domain-containing protein, producing the protein MLNDNFPRSNAYHPDWVRSGVSGGANPLWLTEWLTEALDLRPGMRVLDLGCGRGASSVFLHREFGVQVWAADLWFGPDERAARFRDAGVSDDVFAIRADARALPFAGEFFDAIVSIDSFVYYGTDDLYANYLAAYVRPGGAIAIAGAGLTREIDGPLPDHLRPWWEPSMACLHSASWWQRHWRRSGVLDVDTADTMSEGWLRWLDWQYAVAPENTVEIRALEQDEGRYLGYVRAVAHRTDAALDPPITSVTTTYQRHPLLRASR; encoded by the coding sequence GTGCTCAACGACAATTTCCCGCGCTCGAACGCCTATCACCCGGACTGGGTGCGGTCGGGCGTCAGCGGTGGAGCCAACCCCCTGTGGCTCACCGAATGGCTGACAGAAGCCCTCGACCTCCGGCCCGGCATGCGGGTGCTGGATCTTGGATGCGGGCGAGGCGCGTCATCGGTGTTTCTGCACCGGGAGTTCGGCGTTCAAGTGTGGGCGGCGGATCTGTGGTTCGGCCCCGACGAACGCGCGGCCCGCTTCCGCGACGCGGGCGTATCGGACGACGTGTTCGCGATCCGCGCCGACGCGCGTGCCTTACCGTTCGCCGGGGAGTTCTTCGACGCCATAGTGAGCATCGATTCGTTCGTCTACTACGGCACCGACGACCTCTATGCCAATTATCTGGCCGCCTACGTCCGGCCCGGCGGGGCGATCGCGATCGCGGGCGCGGGTCTGACGCGTGAGATCGACGGACCGCTTCCCGATCATCTGCGGCCCTGGTGGGAGCCGAGCATGGCTTGCCTGCATTCGGCGTCCTGGTGGCAGCGGCACTGGCGGCGCAGCGGCGTCCTCGACGTCGACACCGCCGACACCATGTCCGAAGGCTGGCTGCGCTGGCTGGACTGGCAGTACGCGGTCGCGCCGGAGAACACGGTCGAGATCCGCGCGCTCGAACAGGACGAGGGCAGGTATCTCGGTTATGTGCGCGCCGTCGCGCATCGCACCGACGCCGCCCTCGACCCGCCGATCACCTCCGTGACCACCACTTATCAGCGGCATCCACTGCTGCGGGCGAGCCGGTAG
- a CDS encoding ATP-binding protein, with product MLRSFQVTNHRSLADEQELRLTKGSGPVAVPVTAVHGGAAAGKTNLIDALGHMRDAVLHSVTGWDPYAGPVRAPHLGFPERPSEFVAAFVAEGVPYTYGFRLDNADVTAEWLHTHPRSRKRIVFERSGEQIKVGPMFEAARYGITALAPLVRPNALLLSLAGQMYSDALVPAYRWFESMLEVQRGPVEPDAIAHRVGSHISRSPDNAARLLMLLRTAELGITDLLLAEHDPMYADYLRELDADIAGLGKQIDLCATSPGYGDQLLRESGLTVVLLERELTNMKAARDALYARMVARRGVGLRLVHDGIDNPFEIGDESSATLSLLRVLPAMLDALDAGRVLAVDDIGARLPAEETDRLIQLFQNPETNARGAQLIFTTDNRMLIDRGNGRSQRTRSSVWQVRRTDQGTSELAPV from the coding sequence ATGCTGCGCAGTTTTCAGGTGACCAACCACAGATCGCTGGCCGACGAGCAGGAGTTGCGGCTCACCAAGGGAAGCGGGCCGGTGGCCGTGCCGGTGACCGCCGTTCACGGCGGCGCCGCGGCGGGCAAGACGAACCTGATCGATGCGCTCGGGCACATGCGCGACGCGGTGCTGCATTCGGTGACCGGGTGGGACCCGTACGCGGGTCCGGTGCGGGCGCCGCATCTCGGATTTCCGGAGCGCCCTTCGGAATTCGTGGCGGCGTTCGTCGCCGAGGGCGTGCCCTACACCTACGGGTTCCGGTTGGACAACGCCGACGTGACCGCCGAATGGCTGCACACCCACCCGCGCTCGCGCAAGCGAATCGTGTTCGAGCGCAGCGGGGAACAGATCAAGGTCGGCCCGATGTTCGAGGCAGCGCGCTACGGGATCACCGCGCTGGCTCCGCTGGTGCGTCCGAACGCCCTGCTGCTCAGCCTCGCGGGCCAGATGTACTCCGACGCGCTCGTGCCCGCGTATCGATGGTTCGAGTCCATGCTCGAGGTGCAGCGCGGTCCGGTCGAACCCGACGCCATCGCCCACCGGGTGGGCAGCCACATCTCCCGGTCACCGGACAACGCGGCCCGGCTGCTGATGTTGTTGCGCACGGCCGAGCTGGGCATCACCGACCTGCTGCTCGCCGAGCACGACCCGATGTACGCCGACTACCTGCGCGAACTGGACGCCGACATCGCCGGCCTCGGCAAGCAGATCGACCTGTGCGCCACCTCGCCGGGCTACGGCGACCAGTTGCTGCGCGAGAGCGGCCTCACCGTCGTGCTGCTCGAGCGGGAGCTGACCAACATGAAGGCGGCGCGTGACGCCCTGTACGCGCGGATGGTGGCCCGGCGCGGCGTGGGCCTGCGCTTGGTGCACGACGGCATCGACAACCCGTTCGAGATCGGCGACGAGTCCAGCGCCACCCTCTCGTTGCTGCGGGTCCTGCCCGCCATGCTCGACGCGCTGGACGCGGGCCGCGTCCTCGCGGTCGACGACATCGGCGCGCGCCTGCCCGCCGAGGAGACCGACCGGTTGATCCAGCTGTTCCAGAATCCGGAGACGAATGCCCGTGGCGCGCAATTGATTTTCACCACCGACAACCGGATGCTGATCGATCGGGGCAACGGACGTTCGCAACGCACCCGCTCCTCGGTCTGGCAGGTGCGGCGCACCGATCAGGGCACCAGCGAGCTCGCGCCCGTATGA
- a CDS encoding GNAT family N-acetyltransferase: MDVYDTEVVVRTARPQDYEAVGELTVEVYVGEGYVRPDSPYVHELADTARRATSARVLVAVHADRVVGSLTVARPGTPYAETALPDELEFRMLAVARSARGLGAGTALVRSVIDTARAEGFAAVALTTMPAMAHARRIYDRFGFRPVPSRDWHTTVGDPLHVLRLPVDSAGAIQADRVRPRGWDQPRTVATIPER; encoded by the coding sequence ATGGATGTATATGACACCGAGGTCGTCGTCCGCACGGCGCGGCCGCAGGATTACGAGGCGGTAGGCGAGCTGACCGTGGAGGTCTACGTCGGCGAAGGGTACGTGCGGCCGGACAGCCCGTACGTGCACGAACTGGCCGATACCGCCCGGCGCGCGACCTCCGCCCGGGTCCTCGTCGCCGTCCATGCCGATCGAGTCGTCGGCTCGCTCACCGTCGCGCGTCCCGGCACGCCTTATGCGGAGACCGCGCTGCCGGACGAGTTGGAGTTCAGGATGCTCGCGGTCGCGCGATCGGCGCGCGGCCTCGGGGCCGGAACCGCGTTGGTGCGCAGTGTGATCGATACGGCCCGAGCGGAAGGCTTCGCCGCCGTCGCGTTGACGACCATGCCCGCCATGGCCCACGCCCGTCGGATCTACGACCGCTTCGGCTTCCGCCCTGTCCCGAGCCGGGACTGGCACACCACTGTGGGTGACCCGCTGCACGTCCTACGGCTGCCGGTGGACTCGGCGGGAGCGATTCAGGCCGATCGAGTGCGGCCGCGAGGCTGGGATCAGCCGAGAACGGTGGCGACGATTCCCGAGAGATAA
- a CDS encoding amino acid-binding protein has protein sequence MSYLLRVQLPDRPGSLGALALALGSVGADILSLDVVERGAGYAVDDLVVEVPSGALPDTLITAAESIGDVHVDSIRPYSGVLDTHRELELIDQVASARDDRMQVLVDGVPRVLRVGWSTIIDVGPQGAYRVVGSPSAPQTQAGSAPWMPLEKPTVLDPEADWVPEIWRDMDTKLAAAPLGNSGKVLLLGRPGGPDFRPSEVARLGYLSGIVATVLG, from the coding sequence GTGTCGTATCTGCTCCGCGTGCAACTTCCGGATCGACCGGGAAGCCTGGGTGCTCTCGCCCTCGCACTCGGCTCCGTCGGAGCCGACATCCTCTCGCTGGATGTGGTCGAGCGCGGCGCGGGGTACGCCGTCGACGACCTGGTCGTCGAGGTCCCCTCCGGCGCACTCCCCGATACTCTCATCACCGCCGCCGAATCGATCGGCGACGTGCACGTGGACTCGATCCGCCCGTATTCCGGCGTGCTCGACACCCACCGCGAACTCGAGCTCATCGATCAGGTGGCCAGCGCCCGCGACGACCGGATGCAGGTGCTGGTGGACGGCGTGCCGCGAGTACTGCGGGTCGGCTGGAGCACGATCATCGACGTCGGGCCGCAGGGAGCCTACCGGGTGGTCGGCAGCCCGAGCGCGCCACAGACACAGGCGGGTTCGGCGCCGTGGATGCCGCTGGAGAAACCCACCGTGCTCGATCCCGAAGCCGACTGGGTGCCGGAGATCTGGCGCGACATGGATACCAAACTGGCCGCCGCTCCGCTCGGCAACTCCGGGAAGGTGCTGCTGCTCGGCCGCCCGGGCGGCCCCGACTTCCGGCCCTCCGAGGTGGCCCGGCTCGGTTATCTCTCGGGAATCGTCGCCACCGTTCTCGGCTGA